In Nocardioides sp. zg-1228, a single window of DNA contains:
- a CDS encoding carbohydrate-binding protein — protein sequence MEVTQDSWFAGYVDVTATPSLTFEEPQDGAGVNAVLSFVVAAASDACTPSWGTYYSLAEADEQLDLDRRIARLHQLGGTPMVSFGGQANAELATSCSEVGDLYDAYHAVVRRYDLQVIDLDIEGEALSDTAANERRGAAIARLQDETGVKVWLTLPVAPDGLTQDGLEVVRSMLRAEVDLAGVNVMTMNFGDSRGQRQTTGEAAVAALNSTHDQLAQLYDDAEQRLTEAQLWRALGATPMAGQSDVEGEVFTLDDAQHLNAFAASKRLGRLSLWSLNRDRECSSNWPDVTQVSDSCSGVTQSPGEYVRVLSRRLDGAPVPEPTAVPPSPLMTDDPATSPYPIWDADTVYVESQRVVWKRNVYVAKWWTSGDVPDDPTVAASATPWRLVGPVLPGETPEPTASVPAGTYPKWNARQVYEAGDRVQSGGTAYVAQWWTQGVSPQAPSTVDTPSPWRPLSAKEVAAASPSTRSAR from the coding sequence GTGGAAGTGACCCAGGACTCGTGGTTCGCCGGCTACGTCGACGTGACCGCGACGCCGTCCCTGACGTTCGAGGAGCCGCAGGACGGTGCGGGCGTCAACGCGGTGCTGTCCTTCGTCGTCGCGGCAGCCAGCGACGCCTGCACCCCCTCGTGGGGCACCTATTACTCACTGGCGGAGGCCGACGAGCAGCTCGACCTGGACCGGCGGATCGCGCGACTGCACCAGCTCGGTGGGACCCCGATGGTGTCCTTCGGCGGACAGGCCAACGCTGAGCTGGCGACGTCGTGCTCCGAGGTGGGCGACCTGTACGACGCCTACCACGCGGTGGTCCGGCGATATGACCTGCAGGTCATCGATCTCGACATCGAGGGCGAGGCGCTGTCCGACACGGCCGCCAACGAGCGTCGTGGCGCGGCCATCGCGCGCCTGCAGGACGAGACCGGGGTCAAGGTGTGGCTCACGCTCCCCGTCGCACCCGACGGCCTCACCCAGGACGGACTCGAGGTCGTACGAAGCATGCTCCGCGCCGAGGTCGACCTCGCAGGAGTCAACGTCATGACCATGAACTTCGGGGACAGTCGCGGGCAGCGCCAGACCACCGGGGAGGCTGCAGTGGCGGCCTTGAACAGCACCCACGACCAGCTCGCCCAGCTCTACGACGACGCTGAGCAGCGCCTCACCGAAGCGCAGCTGTGGCGAGCGCTCGGCGCCACTCCGATGGCGGGACAGAGCGACGTGGAGGGCGAGGTGTTCACCCTTGACGACGCCCAACACCTCAACGCGTTCGCCGCGAGCAAGCGCCTCGGACGCCTCTCGCTGTGGTCGCTCAACCGTGACCGCGAGTGCAGCAGCAACTGGCCCGACGTCACCCAGGTCTCCGACTCGTGCAGCGGGGTGACGCAGAGCCCGGGCGAGTACGTGCGGGTGCTGTCCCGCAGGCTCGATGGCGCCCCGGTCCCCGAGCCCACCGCAGTCCCCCCCAGCCCCCTGATGACGGATGATCCCGCCACGAGCCCCTACCCGATCTGGGATGCCGACACGGTCTACGTGGAGAGCCAGCGGGTCGTCTGGAAGCGCAACGTCTACGTGGCCAAGTGGTGGACCAGCGGCGATGTGCCGGACGACCCGACCGTCGCGGCATCTGCGACGCCGTGGCGACTGGTCGGCCCCGTGTTGCCGGGCGAGACCCCCGAGCCCACTGCCAGCGTTCCCGCCGGGACCTATCCGAAGTGGAACGCCCGGCAGGTCTACGAGGCGGGCGACCGGGTGCAGTCGGGTGGCACGGCCTACGTCGCACAGTGGTGGACCCAGGGGGTCAGCCCGCAAGCACCCTCGACCGTCGACACTCCGTCCCCCTGGCGGCCGCTGTCGGCGAAGGAGGTCGCTGCAGCCTCCCCGTCCACGCGCAGTGCGCGGTGA
- the araD gene encoding L-ribulose-5-phosphate 4-epimerase AraD, translating to MSGPVSDDLLHEVLAANLVIPREGLATLTWGNVSGVDRDRGVYVIKPSGVPYDELALEHLVPVEVETGRVLAGDLKPSTDSETHRLLYLEHAGLGGVAHTHSMYAVSFAQAGLPVPMLGTTHADTFNGPVPITRTLTAEECGRDYELNTGRVLVEAMGADALGVPGALVAGHGPFTWGATAAEAVEHSVILEAVAEMAMRTLTLNPAASSPDHLFARHFTRKHGPDAYYGNPDRTLSSPS from the coding sequence ATGTCGGGCCCGGTCTCGGACGACCTCCTGCACGAGGTGCTGGCGGCCAACCTGGTGATCCCGCGAGAGGGCCTGGCCACCCTGACCTGGGGCAACGTCAGCGGCGTCGACCGCGACCGCGGCGTCTACGTCATCAAGCCGTCGGGGGTGCCCTACGACGAGCTCGCCCTCGAGCACCTGGTGCCCGTCGAGGTCGAGACGGGGCGCGTGCTCGCCGGCGACCTCAAGCCGTCGACCGACAGCGAGACGCACCGGCTGCTCTACCTCGAGCACGCCGGTCTCGGCGGCGTCGCGCACACGCACTCGATGTACGCCGTGTCCTTCGCCCAGGCGGGCCTGCCGGTCCCGATGCTCGGCACCACCCACGCCGACACCTTCAACGGGCCCGTGCCGATCACCCGGACCCTCACGGCCGAGGAGTGTGGGCGCGACTACGAGCTCAACACCGGCCGCGTCCTGGTCGAGGCGATGGGGGCGGATGCGCTCGGCGTGCCGGGCGCGCTCGTCGCCGGCCACGGCCCGTTCACCTGGGGTGCGACGGCCGCCGAGGCGGTGGAGCACTCGGTGATCCTCGAGGCCGTGGCCGAGATGGCGATGCGCACCTTGACGCTCAACCCGGCGGCCTCGTCACCCGACCACCTCTTCGCGCGACACTTCACCCGCAAGCACGGTCCGGACGCCTACTACGGCAATCCCGACCGCACCCTCTCGAGCCCTTCCTGA
- the araA gene encoding L-arabinose isomerase, which produces MTSVPTPEVWFLTGSQGLYGPETLDQVASQSRAIADRLGASDDLPVTVVWKPVLLDAASIHRQMLDANSDPGCVGVIAWMHTFSPAKMWIAGLDALRKPLLHLHTQAGMELPWSTIDMDFMNLNQAAHGDREFGYIQSRLGVARKTVAGHVDSPGVARRVAVWARAALGRHELSHLKLARFGDNMRDVAVTEGDKVEAQRRFGVSVNTYGVNDLVAVVDEVADSDIDKLVDEYVDTYAVAPELRPGAERADSLRYGARIELGLRQFLTAGGFGAFTTNFEDLGGLRQLPGLAVQRLMADGYGFGGEGDWKTSVLLRATKTMAAGLPGGTSFMEDYTYHLVPGQEKILGAHMLEVCPTITTGKPSLEVHPLSIGGRDDPVRLRFTADPGRGVVAGLSDLGDRFRLTVNDIDVVEPDADLPLLPVACAVWEPRPSLSTSAEAWLMAGAPHHTVLSKAVGVEAFEDLAEMTGVELVVIDDETTPRSFKRELRWNAAYHRLAEGL; this is translated from the coding sequence ATGACGTCCGTCCCCACCCCCGAGGTCTGGTTCCTGACCGGGAGCCAGGGCCTCTACGGCCCGGAGACCCTGGACCAGGTGGCGTCCCAGTCGCGGGCCATCGCCGATCGCCTCGGCGCGAGCGACGACCTGCCGGTCACGGTGGTGTGGAAGCCGGTGCTGCTCGACGCGGCGTCGATCCACCGGCAGATGCTCGACGCCAACTCCGACCCCGGGTGCGTCGGTGTCATCGCGTGGATGCACACGTTCTCGCCGGCGAAGATGTGGATCGCCGGTCTCGACGCCCTGCGCAAGCCGTTGCTCCACCTGCACACCCAGGCCGGCATGGAGCTCCCGTGGTCCACCATCGACATGGACTTCATGAACCTCAACCAGGCCGCCCACGGCGACCGGGAGTTCGGCTACATCCAGTCCCGCCTCGGCGTCGCCCGCAAGACCGTCGCCGGGCACGTCGACTCGCCGGGCGTCGCGCGGCGGGTCGCGGTCTGGGCGCGCGCGGCGCTGGGTCGCCACGAGCTGTCACACCTCAAGCTGGCCCGCTTCGGCGACAACATGCGCGACGTCGCGGTCACCGAGGGCGACAAGGTCGAGGCGCAGCGGCGCTTCGGCGTCTCGGTCAACACCTACGGCGTCAACGACCTGGTGGCCGTCGTCGACGAGGTCGCGGACTCCGACATCGACAAGCTGGTGGACGAGTACGTCGACACCTACGCCGTCGCGCCCGAGCTGCGGCCGGGCGCCGAGCGCGCCGACTCGCTGCGCTACGGCGCCCGGATCGAGCTCGGCCTGCGCCAGTTCCTCACCGCCGGAGGCTTCGGCGCGTTCACCACCAACTTCGAGGACCTCGGCGGGCTGCGCCAGCTCCCGGGCCTCGCGGTCCAGCGGCTGATGGCCGACGGCTACGGCTTCGGCGGCGAGGGCGACTGGAAGACCTCGGTGCTGCTGCGCGCCACCAAGACCATGGCCGCGGGGCTGCCCGGCGGCACGTCGTTCATGGAGGACTACACCTACCACCTGGTGCCGGGGCAGGAGAAGATCCTCGGCGCGCACATGCTCGAGGTCTGTCCCACCATCACCACCGGGAAGCCGTCGCTCGAGGTGCACCCCCTCTCCATCGGTGGCCGCGACGACCCGGTCCGCCTGCGCTTCACCGCCGACCCGGGCCGCGGCGTCGTCGCCGGCCTGTCCGACCTGGGCGACCGGTTCCGCCTGACGGTCAACGACATCGACGTGGTCGAGCCCGACGCCGACCTGCCGCTGCTCCCGGTGGCGTGCGCGGTGTGGGAGCCCCGGCCGTCCCTGTCGACGTCCGCCGAGGCGTGGCTGATGGCGGGCGCCCCGCACCACACGGTGCTGTCGAAGGCGGTCGGGGTCGAGGCGTTCGAGGACCTCGCCGAGATGACCGGCGTCGAGCTGGTGGTCATCGACGACGAGACGACCCCGCGCAGCTTCAAGCGCGAGCTGCGGTGGAACGCGGCCTACCACCGGCTCGCTGAGGGACTCTGA
- a CDS encoding ribulokinase → MTDRTEQYVVGVDYGTLSGRAVVVRVSDGAELGTSVHPYPHAVLERSLPAHLAGTERPLAPEWALQVPEDYREVLRVAVPAAVGAAGIDPARVIGIATDFTACTMVPTLADGTPLNEVDGLADRPHAYVKLWKHHAAQGQADRINDLARERDERWLPRYGGLISSEWEFAKGLQLFEEDADLYDRMEHWVEAADWIVWQLCGAYVRNACTAGYKGQLQTFEGHDGAYPSPDFLTALAPGFGDFVTDKLEHRIGALGERAGALTAEAAAWTGLPEGIAVAVGNVDAHVTAPAAQAVGAGQMVAIMGTSTCHVMNAEVLREVPGMCGVVDGGIVDGLWGYEAGQSGVGDIFGWFAEHGVPASYTAAAAAAGESVHEHLTRLAAGQEIGEHGLVALDWHSGNRSVLVDHELSGLVVGQTLATRAEDVYRALLEATAFGTRMIVETFRDSGVPVEEFIVAGGLAQNALLMQVYADVTRLPLSIIDSAQGPALGSAIHAAVAAGAYDDVPSAAKQMGKVRRHVYVPDEARAAAYDPLFEQYVALHDHFGRATTTMRRLKAIRRDAVARRAAATTHGGNPA, encoded by the coding sequence ATGACCGACCGCACCGAGCAGTACGTCGTCGGCGTCGACTACGGCACCCTCTCGGGGCGCGCCGTCGTCGTCCGCGTCTCCGACGGCGCGGAGCTCGGCACCAGCGTCCACCCCTACCCGCACGCGGTGCTCGAGCGGTCGCTGCCCGCCCATCTCGCCGGCACGGAGCGCCCCCTGGCACCGGAGTGGGCCCTGCAGGTGCCCGAGGACTACCGCGAGGTGCTGCGCGTCGCCGTCCCGGCCGCCGTCGGGGCCGCCGGCATCGACCCCGCCCGGGTGATCGGGATCGCCACCGACTTCACCGCCTGCACGATGGTGCCGACCCTCGCCGACGGCACCCCGCTCAACGAGGTCGACGGCCTGGCCGACCGGCCGCACGCCTACGTCAAGCTGTGGAAGCACCACGCCGCCCAGGGCCAGGCCGACCGGATCAACGACCTCGCCCGCGAGCGCGACGAGCGCTGGCTGCCGCGCTACGGCGGGCTGATCTCCTCGGAGTGGGAGTTCGCCAAGGGGCTGCAGCTGTTCGAGGAGGACGCCGACCTCTACGACCGGATGGAGCACTGGGTCGAGGCCGCGGACTGGATCGTGTGGCAGCTGTGCGGCGCCTACGTCCGCAACGCCTGCACCGCCGGCTACAAGGGACAGCTCCAGACGTTCGAGGGCCACGACGGCGCCTACCCCTCGCCCGACTTCCTCACCGCGCTCGCGCCCGGCTTCGGCGACTTCGTCACCGACAAGCTCGAGCACCGCATCGGCGCGCTGGGCGAGCGCGCCGGCGCGCTGACCGCGGAGGCCGCGGCGTGGACCGGCCTGCCCGAGGGCATCGCCGTGGCCGTCGGCAACGTCGACGCCCACGTCACCGCGCCCGCCGCCCAGGCCGTCGGCGCCGGCCAGATGGTCGCGATCATGGGCACCTCGACCTGCCACGTGATGAACGCCGAGGTGCTGCGCGAGGTGCCCGGCATGTGCGGCGTCGTCGACGGCGGCATCGTCGACGGGCTCTGGGGCTACGAGGCCGGCCAGAGCGGGGTGGGCGACATCTTCGGCTGGTTCGCCGAGCACGGCGTGCCCGCCTCCTACACCGCGGCCGCCGCGGCGGCCGGTGAGTCGGTGCACGAGCACCTGACCCGGCTCGCCGCCGGGCAGGAGATTGGTGAGCACGGGCTCGTCGCGCTCGACTGGCACTCCGGCAACCGGTCGGTGCTCGTCGACCACGAGCTGTCCGGGCTGGTCGTCGGCCAGACGCTCGCCACCCGGGCCGAGGACGTCTACCGGGCGCTGCTCGAGGCGACCGCCTTCGGCACGCGCATGATCGTCGAGACCTTCCGCGACAGCGGCGTCCCGGTCGAGGAGTTCATCGTCGCGGGCGGACTCGCCCAGAACGCCCTGCTCATGCAGGTCTACGCGGACGTCACCCGGCTGCCGCTGTCGATCATCGACTCCGCGCAGGGCCCGGCGCTCGGCTCGGCGATCCACGCCGCGGTCGCTGCGGGGGCGTACGACGACGTGCCGAGCGCCGCCAAGCAGATGGGCAAGGTGCGGCGCCACGTCTACGTGCCCGACGAGGCGCGCGCGGCGGCGTACGACCCGCTGTTCGAGCAGTACGTCGCGCTGCACGACCACTTCGGCCGCGCGACCACCACGATGCGGCGGCTCAAGGCGATCCGGCGCGACGCCGTCGCCCGACGCGCCGCTGCGACCACCCACGGAGGAAACCCCGCATGA
- a CDS encoding glycosyltransferase family 2 protein: MSATTTPARDATDTHDVPRRRRQWGSERRSEPLPIVHPRPSTAKLTWGRIAITATCLFWLAYVVSSVVRHFLNDVGGFRFTMEALSYVTVVTALTFSALMYLVARQGALTRFRTHERVPRGLLDGHFDDSHDSLTVLIPSYAEEPDIVRLTLWSAALQEYPDLRVVLLIDDPPSPSDPVDRERLNATRGLIGDIEEAMAVPHARAAAAYGAAHRELGDAPFASSSQLAALAAEYRAAAEWLDHMADEEVVADHVAEFFVDQVLVGLASELRLSLLAIEAALDQGGQMSATRLRELHRRLTWIFGAKLDSFERKSYASLSQEANKAMNINAYLGLMGRSWRPTPSAEGTILVEVSASDAQAGDITVPGSEYVLTLDADSQLLRDYCLRLVYFLEQPENHDVAIAQTPYSSYRGAPTRIERIAGATTDIQHILHQGMTHHNATFWVGANAVIRRRALDDIVQIETVAGFEIRTYIQDRTVIEDTESSIDLAAAGWRLMNYPERLSYSATPPDYGSLVVQRRRWANGGLLIFPKFWAQRRSRAAAGIPIGWGEFTLRFNYMASIAWASFALLLLLFYPYDGRLLSPLVVGAALPYFLCMASDLHLSGHRRLDVLRIYGFNLVLLPVNLAGVLKSMQQAFTGEKIPFARTPKVRNRTAAPGLHVLVPYLVVIYALITAWRGYTHENWGNVAFALFNAVLAAGAIRAYIGVRNSLADMTMGVVNWLFVPVASPSPVTHKPDTPGPVDWEGILYHGDRRLNRDLRRKKDRRRRAASTTMTPPARRSSHARREGGVGLTSGRGPAH, from the coding sequence ATGTCAGCCACCACCACCCCGGCGCGCGATGCCACCGACACCCACGACGTGCCTCGACGCCGGCGGCAGTGGGGCTCGGAGCGCCGCTCCGAGCCGCTGCCGATCGTCCACCCCCGGCCGAGCACTGCGAAGCTGACCTGGGGTCGGATCGCGATCACCGCGACGTGCCTGTTCTGGCTGGCGTACGTCGTCTCGTCGGTCGTGCGGCACTTCCTCAACGACGTCGGTGGATTCCGCTTCACCATGGAGGCGCTCTCCTACGTCACCGTGGTGACCGCCCTGACGTTCTCGGCCCTGATGTATCTCGTCGCTCGTCAAGGGGCGCTCACGAGGTTCCGGACCCATGAGCGCGTGCCGCGCGGTCTCCTGGACGGCCACTTCGACGACAGCCACGACTCCCTCACTGTCCTCATCCCGTCCTACGCCGAGGAACCGGACATCGTGCGACTCACCCTGTGGAGCGCGGCGCTGCAGGAGTATCCCGACCTCCGCGTGGTGCTCCTGATCGACGACCCGCCCTCTCCCAGTGACCCCGTCGACCGTGAGCGGCTGAACGCCACACGGGGGCTGATCGGCGACATCGAGGAGGCGATGGCCGTGCCCCACGCCCGGGCGGCTGCCGCGTACGGGGCGGCGCACCGGGAGCTGGGGGACGCGCCGTTCGCCAGCTCGAGCCAGCTGGCCGCGCTCGCGGCGGAGTACCGCGCCGCTGCCGAGTGGCTGGACCACATGGCCGACGAGGAAGTGGTGGCCGACCACGTCGCGGAGTTCTTCGTCGACCAGGTCCTCGTGGGACTGGCCAGCGAGCTCCGCCTGTCGCTGCTGGCCATCGAGGCGGCCCTCGACCAGGGAGGGCAGATGTCGGCGACTCGGCTCCGTGAGCTGCACCGTCGGCTGACCTGGATCTTCGGAGCGAAGCTGGACAGCTTCGAGCGCAAGAGCTATGCGTCGCTGTCCCAAGAGGCCAACAAGGCGATGAACATCAATGCCTACCTCGGGCTGATGGGCCGTTCCTGGCGGCCCACCCCGTCGGCGGAGGGGACGATCCTCGTCGAGGTGTCCGCGAGCGATGCGCAGGCCGGCGACATCACCGTTCCGGGCAGTGAGTACGTGCTGACCCTCGACGCCGACTCCCAGCTCCTGCGCGACTACTGCCTGCGGCTGGTCTACTTCCTGGAGCAGCCCGAGAACCATGACGTCGCGATCGCCCAGACCCCCTACTCCTCCTACCGGGGAGCGCCCACCCGTATCGAACGCATCGCCGGAGCCACGACCGACATCCAGCACATCCTGCACCAGGGCATGACCCACCACAACGCCACCTTCTGGGTCGGCGCCAACGCCGTGATCCGCCGGCGCGCGCTCGACGACATCGTCCAGATCGAGACGGTGGCCGGCTTCGAGATCCGCACCTACATCCAGGACCGCACCGTCATCGAGGACACCGAGTCGAGCATCGACCTCGCCGCCGCTGGCTGGCGCTTGATGAACTACCCCGAACGGCTGAGCTACAGCGCGACCCCGCCGGACTACGGCTCCCTCGTGGTGCAGCGTCGGCGCTGGGCCAACGGAGGCCTGCTGATCTTTCCCAAGTTCTGGGCGCAACGCAGGTCCCGCGCCGCCGCGGGCATTCCCATCGGTTGGGGCGAGTTCACCCTTCGGTTCAACTACATGGCCTCGATCGCATGGGCATCGTTCGCGCTCCTCCTGCTGCTGTTCTACCCCTACGACGGCCGACTGCTCTCACCCCTCGTGGTCGGCGCCGCCCTGCCCTACTTCCTCTGCATGGCCAGCGACCTGCACCTGAGCGGGCACCGTCGGCTCGACGTGCTGCGGATCTACGGCTTCAACCTCGTCCTCCTCCCGGTCAACCTGGCCGGCGTGCTCAAGTCCATGCAGCAGGCATTCACAGGCGAGAAGATCCCGTTTGCACGCACTCCCAAGGTCCGCAACAGGACCGCGGCCCCCGGGCTGCACGTCCTCGTGCCCTACCTGGTGGTGATCTACGCGTTGATCACGGCCTGGCGGGGCTACACCCACGAGAACTGGGGGAACGTGGCGTTCGCGCTGTTCAACGCGGTCCTGGCTGCCGGTGCGATCCGCGCCTACATCGGCGTGCGCAACTCCCTCGCGGACATGACGATGGGGGTCGTCAACTGGCTCTTCGTGCCCGTGGCGTCACCGAGTCCGGTGACCCACAAGCCAGACACGCCTGGCCCCGTCGACTGGGAAGGCATCCTCTACCACGGCGACCGAAGGCTGAACCGGGACCTGCGCCGCAAGAAGGACCGACGCAGACGAGCCGCCAGCACCACCATGACGCCGCCTGCGCGGCGTTCCTCCCACGCGCGTCGGGAGGGCGGCGTGGGACTCACCAGCGGCCGTGGACCCGCTCACTGA
- a CDS encoding aldo/keto reductase encodes MDSRPLPRTPFSASVVGLGTWQLGADWGEVSEPDAMAVLEASAEAGVTFYDTADVYGDGRSEQLVGRFVHAHPDAGFTVATKIGRRMDQVPANYVEPHLRSWLDRSRTNLGVDTIDLVQLHCPPSEVIDDDATYDVLDRLVDEGVITAYGVSVETCAQALSAIVRPGVASVQIILNAFRMKPLDEVLPAARAAGVGIVARVPLASGLLTGKYDLDTTFAEDDHRTYNRDGSAFDVGETFSGVDYATGVEAAQEFSALVSSSGLDVTPAQAAIAWVWQQPGVSSVIPGARNVDQARANAAAGQVGELPAAFVDGVRDLYDRRLREQAHGRW; translated from the coding sequence ATGGACTCACGTCCCCTCCCGCGCACGCCCTTCTCCGCCTCGGTCGTCGGCCTCGGCACCTGGCAGCTCGGCGCCGACTGGGGTGAGGTCAGCGAGCCAGACGCGATGGCCGTGCTGGAGGCCTCGGCCGAGGCCGGCGTCACGTTCTACGACACCGCCGACGTCTACGGCGACGGCCGCAGCGAGCAGCTGGTCGGCCGCTTCGTCCACGCGCACCCCGACGCCGGCTTCACGGTCGCGACCAAGATCGGCCGGCGGATGGACCAGGTGCCGGCCAACTACGTCGAGCCCCACCTCCGCTCCTGGCTCGACCGGTCCCGCACCAACCTCGGCGTGGACACGATCGACCTCGTGCAGCTGCACTGCCCGCCGAGCGAGGTCATCGACGACGACGCGACGTACGACGTCCTGGACCGCCTCGTCGACGAGGGCGTCATCACGGCCTACGGGGTCAGCGTCGAGACGTGCGCGCAGGCGCTCAGCGCGATCGTCCGGCCCGGCGTCGCCAGCGTGCAGATCATCCTCAACGCCTTCCGGATGAAGCCGCTCGACGAGGTGCTCCCCGCGGCCCGGGCCGCCGGCGTCGGGATCGTCGCCCGGGTGCCGCTGGCCTCGGGGCTGCTGACCGGGAAGTACGACCTCGACACCACGTTCGCCGAGGACGACCACCGCACCTACAACCGCGACGGCAGCGCGTTCGACGTCGGCGAGACCTTCTCCGGCGTCGACTACGCCACGGGTGTCGAGGCGGCGCAGGAGTTCTCCGCTCTCGTGTCCTCCTCGGGGCTCGACGTCACGCCGGCCCAGGCCGCGATCGCGTGGGTCTGGCAGCAGCCGGGCGTCTCGTCGGTCATCCCGGGTGCGCGCAACGTGGACCAGGCGCGGGCCAACGCCGCCGCCGGGCAGGTCGGGGAGCTTCCTGCCGCGTTCGTCGACGGCGTGCGCGACCTCTACGACCGGCGCCTCAGGGAGCAGGCCCACGGCCGCTGGTGA
- a CDS encoding LacI family DNA-binding transcriptional regulator, with protein sequence MTESSPTPDAVPAHQRRTPVMADVARLAGVSHQTVSRVINGQSNLRPATREKVEDAIRQLGYRPNTAARALVTRRSATIGVIGSKSGYWGPSTVHRTIQAAGRAAGYFVSSANLQSLTREELVDAIDHLRNQGVEGIVLISATDDAVGVARAQEQWGVPVVVVEGDPQKARWTVGVDQVAGAELGTRHLVELGHTDIVHLAGPQDWTEARARLQGWQNAMYAAGLRPSQHVTGDWSAASGFEVGREIATDEEVTAVFCANDQMALGLLRALSEAGRTVPDGERGVSVVGFDDIPEAPYLIPPLTTVRQDFEAVGRRAIEILRAAIADEPAPDRLIRPELVVRASSAAPVERTPSP encoded by the coding sequence ATGACCGAGTCCTCACCCACGCCGGACGCAGTGCCGGCGCACCAGCGACGTACGCCGGTCATGGCCGACGTGGCCAGGCTGGCCGGGGTCTCCCACCAGACGGTCTCGCGGGTCATCAACGGGCAGAGCAACCTGCGCCCGGCGACGCGGGAGAAGGTCGAGGACGCGATCCGCCAGCTCGGCTACCGCCCCAACACGGCCGCTCGCGCACTGGTCACCCGCAGGTCCGCGACCATCGGCGTCATCGGCTCCAAGAGCGGCTACTGGGGTCCCTCGACCGTGCACCGCACCATCCAGGCCGCCGGCCGCGCCGCGGGCTACTTCGTCAGCTCGGCCAACCTCCAGAGCCTGACCCGGGAGGAGCTCGTCGACGCGATCGACCACCTGCGCAACCAGGGCGTCGAGGGCATCGTGCTGATCTCGGCCACCGACGACGCGGTCGGCGTCGCCCGGGCGCAGGAGCAGTGGGGCGTGCCGGTGGTCGTCGTCGAGGGCGACCCGCAGAAGGCCCGCTGGACCGTCGGCGTCGACCAGGTGGCCGGCGCCGAGCTCGGCACGCGCCACCTCGTCGAGCTGGGCCACACCGACATCGTCCACCTCGCCGGCCCGCAGGACTGGACCGAGGCCCGCGCCCGCCTCCAGGGGTGGCAGAACGCGATGTACGCCGCCGGGCTCCGTCCGTCCCAGCACGTCACCGGCGACTGGTCGGCCGCCAGCGGCTTCGAGGTGGGGCGCGAGATCGCGACCGACGAGGAGGTCACCGCCGTCTTCTGCGCCAACGACCAGATGGCCCTGGGTCTCCTGCGGGCGCTGAGCGAGGCAGGCCGCACCGTGCCCGACGGGGAGCGCGGCGTGAGCGTCGTCGGCTTCGACGACATCCCCGAGGCGCCCTACCTCATCCCGCCGCTGACGACCGTCCGACAGGACTTCGAGGCCGTCGGTCGTCGGGCCATCGAGATCCTGCGCGCCGCCATCGCCGACGAGCCCGCCCCCGACCGACTCATCAGGCCCGAGCTCGTGGTGCGAGCCAGCAGCGCCGCACCCGTCGAGAGGACACCCTCCCCATGA
- a CDS encoding MarR family transcriptional regulator — protein sequence MRDVVDEHVETWARELPGLDPIKEEILARMARIVREVSEGRARGVAAGGAAPGEYKTLLMLRKQGEPYQLSPSALARVLGVSRAVASTRLGVLEDKGLVRRAHDTHDRRRVTVELTSAGHTLVDALLEGEERRERDILRPLDEDEQNELAELLRRVVLHLPVTD from the coding sequence ATGAGGGATGTCGTCGACGAGCACGTCGAGACGTGGGCGCGCGAGCTCCCGGGGCTGGACCCGATCAAGGAGGAGATCCTGGCGCGCATGGCCCGCATCGTGCGCGAGGTCAGCGAGGGCCGTGCCCGCGGCGTCGCCGCCGGCGGGGCGGCGCCCGGGGAGTACAAGACGCTCCTGATGCTGCGCAAGCAGGGCGAGCCCTACCAGCTGAGCCCATCGGCCCTCGCCCGGGTGCTCGGTGTCTCTCGCGCCGTCGCCTCCACCCGCCTCGGGGTCCTCGAGGACAAGGGCCTCGTCCGGCGCGCCCACGACACGCACGACCGCCGCCGCGTCACCGTCGAGCTGACCAGCGCAGGTCACACGCTGGTCGATGCGCTGCTGGAGGGGGAGGAGCGCCGCGAGCGCGACATCCTCCGCCCGCTCGACGAGGACGAGCAGAACGAGCTCGCCGAGCTCCTGCGGCGGGTGGTGCTCCACCTTCCGGTCACCGACTGA